AACTGTAAATTCCACTTCTCCTGGGAAGTTAGCTTCCAAATGAGGAGATACTCTTGTAAGTATTAAACCAACATCTTCTCCATCTTCAAAAGTTTCACCATTCCATACTTTTTCAGCAAAGAAATCTGGATATCCATGAAGATTATTTCCACCATTATTTTTTTCTAATTGGTATTTAGTTCCTTTTATAACTAATTCTCCATCTTTTATTCTTCCAGCATTTCTACCAACAATAGCTCCAAAATGAATTCCTATATGTTTTTCATATTCAGCTACACTGTCAAATCCTAAAACTATATTTTCTATTTTTCCATTTTTATCTGGAGTCATTATCCTTCTAATTGTTCCACCAAAGTTTAAAATTTCTACTTCGATAAAATCATTTTTTAAAATATACGAATAAACTTTTTCTCCATTTTTACTGATACCAAATTGTTTTTTTTCTATTAAACTCATTTTATCCACCTAATCTCTTGTATATTTTTCTGTGAAATCTCTATTTTCAAATATATTTTCTACGACCACTGCTATTGGAGAATAAAAATACAATTCCTCTCCAAGTTTTGTAAGCTCTATTGCATAAGAGTGAACATCTAAAGAAAGCTTATTAAGCTCAAACTTTAAAGTATCCATTAAAAATTTACTACTAAAAATTTCTCCTACAAGTATGATTTTCTCTGGGTCTAAAACAGATATAAGAATATTAAGCCCCCTTGCTATATACTCCATTGCTTCTGACATAACTTGAATTACTAAAAAATCTCTTTTTTTTACTCCGTAAAGTATATCTTTGATTGTAAGAAACTCTTTCTCTTTTAATATATCTTTTAAAATACTGTACTTTCCTATTTTTATTTCAGAAGTTATTTTTTTTATTATAGCCATCTCAGATGACTCAGCCTCCAAACAACCTCTTTTACCGCAAGAACATTTTCTAATACTATTTGTATTGATAACTATATGTCCTGCTTCTCCAGCCATTGAGTTATGCCCTTTGTAAATTTTTTTATCAATACAATTTGCACTACCTATTCCCTCTCCAAGATTGAAAACAACAAAATTTTTAACATTCTTACAACTTCCAATCTGTTTTTCTACAAGTACCATCGCCCTTACGTCATTTTCTAAAAGAACCGGAAGATTGTATTTTCTTTCAAAATACTCAACTACCTTTGGAGTTTTCAAACTGTAGTGAGGAGACATAACTGAGATACCTTTTTCTTCATCAACTGATCCTGTAATTATTATAGATAAAGCTCCAATGTTTGGATTTTGAGATATTTCCTTGCCAATAATATCATCTACTACTTTTAAGATATCCTCTTGTTCATCTTTATTTAATAAATCAATAGCAATTTTTTTCTTCTTAAAAATCTCTCCATTGATTTTACCTAGAGTAATATATAACATTCTATTTGATGTTAAGTTAATCCCTAAGATATCTTTAAATTTCTCATTATTAATAGAAAGATAAACAGGTGGTCTTCCACCACTGGATTCTCCAACAGACTTTTCTATAATTATCTTTTTCTCAAGTAAGTTTTTAGTTACTTTTGAAATTCTAGCTGAAGTCAATCCAAAAGTTTCTGCAAGTTCAAGACGAGAAACTTCTCCATATTCTTTAACTATTTTTAAAATTTCCTCTTCTCTTATGTTTTCTTTCATAATTTTTGTATCTCCTATGTTCATCATTATTAAATTTAATACATTTTTTACGATTTGTCAAAGGATTTATTTTTTTTTCGACAGACTTTATTAATTTTATTTAAAAAGTGTGGTATATTTTTTATAAAAAAAATTGTTTTTTTTCAATCTTAAAGTATAATAAAAGTACAAAAGATCGCAGGAGGGGTAAATGGAAATTCAAGAAATAATGTTAAAAAAATTTGTTGAGGTTTTTGGAGATAAGGAAAATAAAGAGTTATTTTTCACTCCAGGAAGAGTTAATCTAATCGGAGAACATATTGATTATAATGGTGGATTTGTTTTCCCTTGTGCTCTAAGTTTTGGTACATATGCTATCTGCTCTAAAAGAGAAGACAACATTTTTAGAATGTATTCAATGAACTTTGAGAAAGATGGTGTTGTGGAATTTTCAACAGATAAACTTGTAAAGGCTGATGTTTGGGCTGATTATTGTAAAGGGATCGTTGATATTTTTATAAAAAAAGGATATGAAGTAAAAAATGGTGCTGATATTCTTTTCTTTGGAAATATTCCTAATGGTGCTGGACTTTCTTCATCTGCTTCTTTAGAAGTTTTAATGGGTACAATGGTTAGAGATTTAAACGGACTTGATGTTGATATGGTTGAGATTGTTAAAATTGGTCAAATGGCTGAAAACCAATTCATCGGTGTTAGCTGTGGAATAATGGATCAATTTGCTGTTGGAATGGGAAAAGAAGACCAAGCAATACTTTTAGATTGCAACACTTTGGATTATAAATATGTTCCTATTAAATTAGAAGATGTATCAATCGTTATTATGAACACAAACAAAAGAAGAGGTTTAGCTGATTCTAAATATAACGAAAGAAGAGCTTCTTGTGAGGCAGCTTTAAAAGATTTACAAGATGCTGGAGTAGAAATAAAAAATATCTGTGACTTAAATATGGAAGCATTTGACAAAGTAAAACACTTTATAAAATCTGACGAAGCTTTAGTAAGAGTTAGACACGCTGTATCTGAAAATGTAAGAGTTTTAGAAAGCGTTGAAAGCTTAAAAGCAAATGACATTGCTAAATTTGGAAAATTAATGAATGAATCTCATATTTCTTTAAGAGACGACTACGAAGTAACTGGAAAAGAACTTGACTCAATAGTTGCTGCTGCTTGGGACGCAGAAGGAGTTATCGGTGCTAGAATGACTGGAGCTGGATTTGGTGGTTGTGCTGTTTCTTTAGTTAAAAATTCTTCAATAGATTCTTTCATCAAATATGTTGGAGAAAGATATACAAAAGAAACTGGACTTAAAGCTGACTTCTATATAGCTAACGTTAGTGAAGGTTCTAGAAAATTAGGTGATTTATAATGGCTGAAATAAATATTTATGTTGAAATAGAAAAATTATTAAATTTTGCTTTACATCATAATATGATAGAAGATGAAGATAAAATCTATTTTAGAAATAGACTTTTAGCTGTTCTTGGATTAGATTCTTATGATAATATTGAAGAAACTGAAAATCAAGTAAAAGATCTACCAATAGAAAAATCTTATGAAGTTTTAAATAGAATCTGTGATTGGGCAGTTTCTAAAGAAATCTTAGAAGATACTTTTGATCAAAGAGATCTATTCGATACTAAAGTTATAGGAGAGTTAATCCCTAGACCAAGTGAAGTTATAAAAAAATTCTTTACTGAATATGAAGAATCTCCTAAAAAAGCTACTGATAATTACTATGAATTTTCTCAAAACTCTAACTATATAAGAGTTGATAGAATAGCAAAAAATATGCACTGGTTCTCTGATACAGAGTATGGAAATTTAGAAATAACTATAAACCTTTCTAAACCAGAAAAAGATCCAAGAGATATAGCTAAAGCTAAACTTGCTCCACAATCTTCTTATCCTAAATGTTTACTTTGTAAAGAAAATGAAGGATACCAAGGAAGAATTAATCACCCAGCAAGACAAAATCATAGAATTATACCTTTAACTTTAACTAACCAACCTTGGTTCTTACAATACTCTCCATATGTATATTACAATGAACATTGTATATTGTTCTCTGGAGAACACAGACCTATGAAAATAGATAGAGGTAGTTTTGAAAGAGTTTTAGAATTTGTAGAAATATTCCCTCATTACTTTGTTGGTTCTAATGCTGACTTACCAATAGTTGGAGGTTCTATCTTAACTCACGACCATTTCCAAGGTGGTTGTCACGATTTCCCAATGGCACTTGCTGGTGCTGAAGAAACTTTTAAAATATCTGGATTTGAAGATATAACAGTTGAAAAAGTTCACTGGCCAATGTCAGTTATAAGACTTAGAGGAGCTTCTAAAGAAAGATTAGTTGAGTTATCAGATAAAATACTTACAAAATGGAGAGGATATTCTGATCCAGCTTGTGATATACTTGCTTTCACAGAAGACACTCCTCACAACACTATAACTCCTATTGCTAGAAAAAAAGGAAACGATTATGAAATAGATTTAGTTCTAAGAAATAACCGTACATCAGAAGAATTCCCACTTGGAATCTTCCATCCACACAAAGAGTTACATAACATCAAAAAAGAAAATATAGGACTTATTGAAGTAATGGGACTTGCTGTTTTACCAGGAAGATTAAAAGAGGAATTAGGAATTTTAGGTTCTCTAATGGTCGAAGAAAATCCTTTAGCTTTAATCAAAGAAAATGAAAAAGTAGTAAAACATCTTGAATGGTG
The genomic region above belongs to Fusobacterium perfoetens and contains:
- a CDS encoding galactokinase yields the protein MQEIMLKKFVEVFGDKENKELFFTPGRVNLIGEHIDYNGGFVFPCALSFGTYAICSKREDNIFRMYSMNFEKDGVVEFSTDKLVKADVWADYCKGIVDIFIKKGYEVKNGADILFFGNIPNGAGLSSSASLEVLMGTMVRDLNGLDVDMVEIVKIGQMAENQFIGVSCGIMDQFAVGMGKEDQAILLDCNTLDYKYVPIKLEDVSIVIMNTNKRRGLADSKYNERRASCEAALKDLQDAGVEIKNICDLNMEAFDKVKHFIKSDEALVRVRHAVSENVRVLESVESLKANDIAKFGKLMNESHISLRDDYEVTGKELDSIVAAAWDAEGVIGARMTGAGFGGCAVSLVKNSSIDSFIKYVGERYTKETGLKADFYIANVSEGSRKLGDL
- the galT gene encoding UDP-glucose--hexose-1-phosphate uridylyltransferase yields the protein MAEINIYVEIEKLLNFALHHNMIEDEDKIYFRNRLLAVLGLDSYDNIEETENQVKDLPIEKSYEVLNRICDWAVSKEILEDTFDQRDLFDTKVIGELIPRPSEVIKKFFTEYEESPKKATDNYYEFSQNSNYIRVDRIAKNMHWFSDTEYGNLEITINLSKPEKDPRDIAKAKLAPQSSYPKCLLCKENEGYQGRINHPARQNHRIIPLTLTNQPWFLQYSPYVYYNEHCILFSGEHRPMKIDRGSFERVLEFVEIFPHYFVGSNADLPIVGGSILTHDHFQGGCHDFPMALAGAEETFKISGFEDITVEKVHWPMSVIRLRGASKERLVELSDKILTKWRGYSDPACDILAFTEDTPHNTITPIARKKGNDYEIDLVLRNNRTSEEFPLGIFHPHKELHNIKKENIGLIEVMGLAVLPGRLKEELGILGSLMVEENPLALIKENEKVVKHLEWCEKILAKYSDITKENVDEILRKEVGITFSKVLEDAGVYKQTKEGKAGFRRFINSL
- a CDS encoding ROK family transcriptional regulator; amino-acid sequence: MKENIREEEILKIVKEYGEVSRLELAETFGLTSARISKVTKNLLEKKIIIEKSVGESSGGRPPVYLSINNEKFKDILGINLTSNRMLYITLGKINGEIFKKKKIAIDLLNKDEQEDILKVVDDIIGKEISQNPNIGALSIIITGSVDEEKGISVMSPHYSLKTPKVVEYFERKYNLPVLLENDVRAMVLVEKQIGSCKNVKNFVVFNLGEGIGSANCIDKKIYKGHNSMAGEAGHIVINTNSIRKCSCGKRGCLEAESSEMAIIKKITSEIKIGKYSILKDILKEKEFLTIKDILYGVKKRDFLVIQVMSEAMEYIARGLNILISVLDPEKIILVGEIFSSKFLMDTLKFELNKLSLDVHSYAIELTKLGEELYFYSPIAVVVENIFENRDFTEKYTRD